A genomic window from Ptychodera flava strain L36383 unplaced genomic scaffold, AS_Pfla_20210202 Scaffold_72__1_contigs__length_606033_pilon, whole genome shotgun sequence includes:
- the LOC139128822 gene encoding GSK3-beta interaction protein-like, which produces MSDGEEQCRLMAVEAEAAVQEVSFAVKSVEISETLPKKDEVVYLNLLTKEDEKYCVELSLKGFRVVGRSFNENGDTSNNKYFETIYALLDQVSPGYRLSFGEALVDKLAMLQQQTEDKEDEELK; this is translated from the exons ATGTCTGACGGCGAGGAGCAGTGCAGGCTGATGGCAGTTGAAGCCGAAGCAGCGGTTCAAGAAGTCTCGTTCGCCGTCAAGTCCGTGGAGATCTCCGAGACGTTGCCGAAAAAAGATGAAGTTGTGTACCTCAACTTACTGACAAAGGAGGATGAGAAGTACTGTGTTGAGCTGTCTTTGAAAGGCTTTCGG GTGGTTGGAAGAAGTTTCAATGAGAATGGGGACACTTCAAACAATAAGTATTTCGAAACCATATATGCCTTGTTGGATCAAGTCAGCCCGGGGTATCGGCTGTCCTTTGGAGAAGCCTTAGTGGATAAACTTGCCATGCTACAACAGCAAACAGAGGATAAAGAGGACGAAGagttgaaatga
- the LOC139128829 gene encoding uncharacterized protein encodes MIEYSFESDDDDIPLSVIQSKLSPDKHNLHSESCADVDIAVNNGEDDSGVGGGDDDEVDNENDDIPLSVLKQKLSVKDILETAATSGILLDIDNDVVTGDDPFLCNATIPINQNTDGVYECDNSISCPNNIPCNSINNTTIDVHENQSSYSVTFEVRQNDISVTHPQIFPDITESSRPSVSVTDTTLPTSSDNTFTDLHVYQPNYSVIGADISESSFSPGGHLLFSNNDAVSSWPNQNPQIGSVCELYDSCSAIEAAQCSRDIVSDEVSHANPTDVIGDPGSTSINSPEVSHSEADNLVDDSSRSRLRFRNVTNWKRNIQKRLRNSGQEYTAHTGKRVCARQMIYHQCRCNMDCSNIFIRRTSRYFQ; translated from the coding sequence ATGATTGAGTATAGTTTTGAAAGTGACGATGATGATATACCACTGAGTGTTATTCAGTCAAAGTTAAGTCCAGATAAACATAACTTGCACAGTGAGTCTTGTGCTGATGTTGATATAGCTGTCAATAACGGTGAGGATGATAGTGgtgttggtggtggtgatgacgaTGAGGTTGataatgaaaatgatgatattCCTTTAAGTGTATTGAAACAAAAACTCTCAGTTAAAGACATCCTAGAAACAGCTGCCACTTCTGGTATACTGCTTGATATAGATAATGATGTAGTCACTGGAGATGATCCTTTTCTCTGCAATGCCACAATTCCAATCAACCAAAATACTGATGGTGTGTATGAGTGCGATAATAGCATTAGCTGTCCTAACAACATTCCGTGCAACTCAATCAATAACACAACTATAGATGTCCATGAAAATCAGTCAAGCTACAGTGTTACTTTTGAAGTTAGGCAGAATGATATCAGTGTAACTCATCCACAAATATTTCCTGATATTACTGAGTCAAGCAGACCAAGTGTGAGTGTAACAGATACCACTCTGCCCACTTCAAGTGATAACACTTTTACagatttacatgtatatcagcCAAACTACAGTGTTATTGGTGCTGATATCAGCGAATCAAGCTTCAGTCCAGGGGGTCATTTACTTTTCAGTAATAATGATGCAGTTTCCAGTTGGCCTAATCAAAATCCACAGATAGGTAGTGTGTGTGAGCTTTATGACAGCTGCAGTGCTATAGAAGCTGCTCAGTGTAGCCGTGATATTGTCAGTGATGAGGTCAGTCATGCTAACCCTACTGATGTCATTGGTGACCCTGGTTCTACCTCCATCAATAGTCCCGAAGTCAGTCACAGTGAAGCAGATAACTTGGTAGATGATTCAAGTAGGAGTAGGTTACGTTTTCGCAATGTCACAAATTGGAAGCGGAATATTCAGAAAAGGCTCAGAAATTCAGGTCAAGAATACACTGCTCACACGGGTAAAAGAGTCTGTGCAAGGCAGATGATATATCATCAGTGTCGATGTAACATGGATtgttcaaacattttcattagaAGAACGTCAAGATATTTTCAGTAA
- the LOC139128817 gene encoding lectin BRA-3-like isoform X3 codes for MTFKLAVIFFACVAMCYAQSPAGNFTLESCEKGDCDCTVYVFYCQQDSTVHPYQPKAAELCSTLSVLPGGPSGRLASLRTPRIDSEVRNYITTHGLDGSSCITRFGFWIGLSDGLVEGEYVWSDGGALCPHDFRNWAPREPNNNTKQNPDGQDCVQLWFRGSRNGLWDDEYCDYRPKGIVCEIPDPHCHSL; via the exons ATGACTTTTAAATTGGCAGTCATCTTCTTTGCCTGTGTGGCGATGTGCTATGCT CAAAGTCCTGCAG GCAATTTCACTCTTGAAAGTTGTGAAAAGGGAGATTGTGATTGCACAGTGTATGTATTCTACTGTCAACAAGACTCTACCGTTCACCCATACCAACCGAAAGCAGCTGAACTGTGCAGCACCCTTTCAGTACTGCCTGGTGGACCATCAGGTCGCCTGGCATCGTTACGTACTCCACGGATCGACTCTGAGGTCAGAAATTATATCACCACCCATGGCCTGGATGGAAGCTCGTGCATCACCAGATTCGGCTTCTGGATCGGCCTTAGCGACGGCTTAGTGGAGGGTGAATACGTTTGGAGCGATGGAGGAGCTCTTTGCCCCCACGACTTCCGCAACTGGGCACCACGGGAaccaaacaacaacacaaagcAAAATCCAGATGGACAAGATTGCGTACAACTTTG GTTCAGGGGCTCTCGAAATGGTCTTTGGGACGACGAATACTGCGACTACCGACCAAAGGGCATTGTCTGTGAAATTCCAG atccccatTGCCATTCCCTGTGA
- the LOC139128817 gene encoding lectin BRA-3-like isoform X2, with protein sequence MTFKLAVIFFACVAMCYAQSPAGNFTLESCEKGDCDCTVYVFYCQQDSTVHPYQPKAAELCSTLSVLPGGPSGRLASLRTPRIDSEVRNYITTHGLDGSSCITRFGFWIGLSDGLVEGEYVWSDGGALCPHDFRNWAPREPNNNTKQNPDGQDCVQLWFRGSRNGLWDDEYCDYRPKGIVCEIPDPHCHSLP encoded by the exons ATGACTTTTAAATTGGCAGTCATCTTCTTTGCCTGTGTGGCGATGTGCTATGCT CAAAGTCCTGCAG GCAATTTCACTCTTGAAAGTTGTGAAAAGGGAGATTGTGATTGCACAGTGTATGTATTCTACTGTCAACAAGACTCTACCGTTCACCCATACCAACCGAAAGCAGCTGAACTGTGCAGCACCCTTTCAGTACTGCCTGGTGGACCATCAGGTCGCCTGGCATCGTTACGTACTCCACGGATCGACTCTGAGGTCAGAAATTATATCACCACCCATGGCCTGGATGGAAGCTCGTGCATCACCAGATTCGGCTTCTGGATCGGCCTTAGCGACGGCTTAGTGGAGGGTGAATACGTTTGGAGCGATGGAGGAGCTCTTTGCCCCCACGACTTCCGCAACTGGGCACCACGGGAaccaaacaacaacacaaagcAAAATCCAGATGGACAAGATTGCGTACAACTTTG GTTCAGGGGCTCTCGAAATGGTCTTTGGGACGACGAATACTGCGACTACCGACCAAAGGGCATTGTCTGTGAAATTCCAG